From the Candidatus Poribacteria bacterium genome, one window contains:
- the argS gene encoding arginine--tRNA ligase (catalyzes a two-step reaction, first charging an arginine molecule by linking its carboxyl group to the alpha-phosphate of ATP, followed by transfer of the aminoacyl-adenylate to its tRNA; class-I aminoacyl-tRNA synthetase), translated as SIIQQVNLVDAEGKREDMSKRRGQFRTLDSLIDELAETVGEQFAVDVARYFFLMRANNTHLDFNMELAVTHASENPVFYIQYAHARCCSIFEQGDEQGITPKPIEAVSLNQLTEPMEHELIRKLAEFPSTVLLSAEAREAHRVVHYLHELAGIFHPYYNQHRVLDPADMEKTHARLILIQSVQRVLRNGLTLLGISAPTSM; from the coding sequence TCTATCATTCAACAGGTGAACCTCGTCGATGCAGAAGGTAAACGGGAAGACATGTCGAAACGCCGTGGACAGTTTCGCACCCTCGATTCCCTTATTGACGAACTCGCAGAGACTGTCGGCGAACAGTTTGCGGTGGATGTTGCTCGCTATTTCTTTCTCATGCGTGCCAACAATACGCATCTCGATTTCAATATGGAATTGGCAGTTACACACGCCAGCGAGAATCCCGTCTTCTACATCCAGTATGCCCACGCACGGTGCTGTAGCATCTTCGAGCAGGGAGATGAGCAAGGAATTACCCCTAAACCTATTGAGGCAGTCTCTCTCAACCAGCTCACAGAGCCAATGGAACATGAATTGATCAGAAAATTAGCCGAATTCCCATCAACTGTGCTTTTGAGCGCAGAGGCACGGGAAGCGCATCGTGTTGTGCATTACCTACACGAACTCGCAGGAATTTTTCATCCGTACTACAACCAACACCGAGTACTTGATCCTGCAGACATGGAAAAGACGCACGCACGGCTCATTCTGATACAGAGCGTGCAAAGAGTGTTGAGAAATGGCTTGACGTTGCTGGGTATTTCTGCCCCGACATCTATGTAG
- a CDS encoding aminotransferase class III-fold pyridoxal phosphate-dependent enzyme translates to MTIGKNMTIDYRKTDKAHVWHPLFQHQRLEETSLAVFESAHGTTLVDAEGREYLDAYSALWNVNVGYGRQEIADAVYAQIQQLPYYPHSQINVPATVLAERLAACLPGDLNHVFFSNSGSEANETAIKMARQFGRQTYPGENRYKIISRYRGYHGFTYGALSATGQARRRKAFEPLVPGFPHAHPPYCYRCPLGLDVSSCGIACADEIERIIQSEGPETVIGVIAEPIIGGGGVIVPPDEYFPKLRQICDDYGLLLILDEVITGFGRTGKMFACEHWDVQPDLITLAKGLTSGYLPLGACVASTEVFEAFLGEADENKEFAQVCTYGGHPVACAAGIANLEILQRERLWENSEKVGAHLLSKLETLCDLPIVGDVRGKGLMIAVELVQADGTHLDTATTNQIVGQLRDFDTGGIIVGKIGHAVDEPENIIYIAPPLILTEAEADRIFETLRQVLIQKEF, encoded by the coding sequence ATGACAATAGGAAAAAATATGACGATAGATTATAGGAAAACCGATAAGGCGCATGTGTGGCACCCTCTGTTTCAGCATCAACGCCTTGAAGAAACATCGTTAGCCGTTTTTGAATCGGCGCACGGGACAACGCTTGTAGATGCAGAAGGTCGTGAGTACTTAGATGCATACTCGGCACTCTGGAACGTCAATGTCGGTTATGGTAGACAGGAGATTGCAGATGCCGTCTATGCACAGATACAGCAGTTGCCTTACTACCCGCACTCGCAGATTAACGTCCCTGCCACGGTATTAGCAGAGCGTCTCGCTGCATGTCTTCCGGGTGATTTGAACCATGTCTTTTTCTCCAACAGCGGTTCGGAGGCAAATGAAACCGCCATCAAAATGGCACGGCAGTTCGGCAGGCAAACCTATCCGGGTGAAAATCGCTACAAGATCATCAGTCGGTATCGCGGTTATCACGGATTTACGTATGGTGCCCTGTCAGCAACAGGACAGGCACGCAGACGGAAAGCTTTTGAGCCGCTCGTTCCAGGTTTCCCGCATGCGCATCCACCTTACTGCTACCGGTGTCCTCTTGGCTTAGACGTTTCTTCTTGCGGTATCGCATGCGCTGATGAAATTGAACGAATAATTCAGTCGGAGGGACCCGAAACCGTGATCGGGGTCATTGCTGAGCCTATCATCGGTGGTGGCGGCGTGATCGTCCCGCCAGATGAATATTTCCCGAAGTTGAGACAAATCTGTGACGATTACGGTTTGCTCCTTATTCTTGATGAGGTAATTACTGGGTTTGGACGCACGGGCAAGATGTTTGCCTGTGAGCATTGGGATGTGCAGCCCGACCTGATTACGCTCGCAAAGGGTCTCACGAGCGGTTATCTACCACTCGGTGCATGTGTCGCCTCAACGGAGGTTTTCGAGGCATTCCTCGGTGAAGCCGATGAAAACAAAGAATTCGCCCAAGTCTGCACCTACGGCGGACATCCAGTCGCATGTGCCGCTGGTATCGCGAACCTCGAAATTCTTCAAAGGGAACGCCTCTGGGAAAATTCGGAAAAGGTAGGGGCACATCTGCTCTCGAAATTAGAAACGTTGTGTGACTTACCCATTGTCGGTGATGTCCGTGGCAAAGGATTGATGATAGCGGTGGAACTCGTTCAAGCCGATGGCACGCATCTCGATACGGCGACAACCAACCAAATCGTGGGGCAATTGCGAGACTTCGATACAGGCGGAATCATCGTCGGGAAAATTGGGCATGCTGTCGATGAACCGGAAAACATCATTTACATCGCACCCCCACTGATTCTCACAGAAGCAGAGGCGGACAGAATTTTTGAGACGTTACGTCAAGTACTTATCCAAAAGGAGTTTTAA
- the mtnP gene encoding S-methyl-5'-thioadenosine phosphorylase, which yields MRIGIIGGSGFYQMEGLTDIEEITVETPFGKPSDALILGDLDGKPVVFLPRHGTGHRILPSEINVRANIYALKALGVEWLISVSAVGSLRQDIEPRHFVIPDQLYDHTKDRKSTFFGDGIAAHVSLAHPFCSHLSSFLSAAATEASTAVHNGGTYICMEGPAFSTQAESELYRHFGFDIIGMTAAPEAKLAREAEICYAVLACSTDYDCWHPEHDNVTTEMILDNVRFNVEASKKTVRAAVGKIPEGQRTCACSTALQFAIATHPDKIPTAKRHELKLLLDKYLT from the coding sequence ATGCGTATCGGAATTATTGGTGGCAGCGGTTTTTACCAGATGGAAGGCTTAACAGACATCGAAGAAATCACGGTCGAAACCCCGTTCGGTAAACCGAGCGATGCTCTTATTCTGGGTGACCTTGATGGGAAGCCCGTCGTTTTTCTACCGAGGCACGGCACTGGCCATCGGATACTTCCTTCTGAGATTAATGTCCGCGCGAATATTTATGCTTTAAAAGCGTTAGGCGTAGAATGGCTGATTTCTGTGAGTGCCGTCGGAAGCTTACGACAAGATATTGAACCCCGCCATTTCGTTATACCAGACCAACTCTACGACCACACAAAGGATCGAAAATCAACATTTTTCGGTGACGGTATCGCTGCCCATGTCAGCTTGGCACATCCTTTCTGTTCACACCTCAGTTCCTTTCTGTCAGCAGCGGCTACGGAAGCCAGCACAGCGGTTCACAACGGCGGCACCTATATCTGTATGGAAGGCCCGGCGTTTTCTACACAAGCGGAGTCTGAACTTTACCGGCACTTCGGATTTGACATTATCGGAATGACCGCGGCACCGGAAGCGAAACTCGCTCGCGAGGCTGAAATCTGCTATGCTGTCCTCGCCTGCTCTACCGATTACGATTGTTGGCACCCTGAACACGATAACGTGACAACCGAGATGATTCTTGATAACGTCCGTTTCAATGTTGAGGCATCTAAAAAGACAGTAAGAGCAGCTGTTGGTAAAATCCCTGAAGGTCAACGGACATGTGCCTGTTCAACCGCCCTGCAATTCGCGATCGCTACCCATCCCGACAAGATTCCAACGGCGAAACGGCACGAATTAAAACTCCTTTTGGATAAGTACTTGACGTAA